Below is a window of Musa acuminata AAA Group cultivar baxijiao chromosome BXJ3-11, Cavendish_Baxijiao_AAA, whole genome shotgun sequence DNA.
CAGGAGAGTGCCATCCAGTGAACATCATATCAGATTTCTCCAAGCCAgcataagatagcaatttctgaACAAATACAAAATGATCTTGGTCAGCACCATCTGCCTTGGACAAAGCTACTTTAAAACTTGAGGGCTCGGGGAGTCGCATTTCCAGATGGGTGTCATCCCATGACAAAGTACGAGCAACTGACTCTATAGGTGAAGCCCTGGATATTACTGAATGGAGATAAAACATCAATCAGCaaatagaaagataagcatggatCCGAATGCAAGAGAAAACTTACGTTGTTGTCTAGCATTTGCTTCAGATGTCTGCAATAGATTTCCATTCACATCATCTTCAAATTGTGCATCCAGAATTGAAGTAGGGCTAGGTTGGTCCAGGTTGTTCGTGTAATTTTGACGTGGACTGAGTTTCTCCTCCTCACTAGATTTGTCACTTGTCCTGGAGTTTTCAACTGATTGCATGTGCTGCAGAGAATAAGAAATTTATCACTGACGTTGAACTGAAAAGAAAACATGTGTGAAGTAAAAGATTGTAAATATGTGAGAAAAGTAGAAAATGGAAGTGTTCAAATCCGCAAGAACAGCAAGAATACTAACTTTTTTGGAAACATTTGTCACCGATATTGAAGCTGTACTGGCAGATTGTTCCTCATCTTTTACTTGACTGTTTGCAGACGAACTACCATGAACTGATTTTAGCATCTCATCAGTTCTGCTTGCTACCACATCAGCACCACCAGAGCCCACCATGGTAGAAGAAACAGGTCTTTTTCTAGTTTCCTTGCTCCTAGAAAAGAAAAAGCTAGAGAATCTTCCTCTGAAAGATGATTTACCGTGTTTGGTCTTTGACACCTCTGACACAGTGGGTTCACAAAGCTGAGTGTTGGAACCTTCATATTTCAAGCCAATGTCTTTGTAAGCTGAACAAGAGACTGGGACAGACTTTGATCTTGATAAATTTTCAGGGGAAAGCTCTCCTGAATTCTTTTTTCCATCCACCGATAAGAAGAATGCTGGTAACATCAATTCATCATCTCCTCCACATGATCTGCTGGCTGAGACCGTATACCTATTGACACATTCTTCTCTTTTTACATCAGAAATCGCAAGCATTTCACCTAAAGTGCTTGAGCTCTTAGGTAAATGCAGTTGCTCTTGGCTTGTACCATTTGATGTCACTAAAGCCCACCTTTCTGAAAGCCGTTTCTTTGCCTCTCTAATCACTGATGACTCAGGTGAATGTGACACCCGGCTGAAAGATGACACTGAGCAAGGACTGTTGAATCTATCCCAAGAATGGCGTGACGTTGGAGCAGCTACATCAGAGTCGCTAAAGCCACCACCATCTTCCTCAATGTAGTCAGTTTCGAACAGATTGAATGAACTCCCATCTCCACCAAAGCTATTTGAGTAAACAGAAGATAGCAAAGACTCATCCCTCCTATGACCAGATAGAATCTTATGCATCTGCTGAGTTCTCTCCTCTGATTTTGGTCCGAAGGCTTCACTATCTCCCAGATCACCCTGTACTAGATGCTTAGGTGACATGGTTGTAGTGGGTGCTTTGGTAGGATTTCCTGTGCTAGGCTTCAAGACAACTATCCTGGTCGGCTGAGAGAAGCTTTCAGCTTTTAAATGGTCGAAGGTAGAGTTCCAGTGGTGATTGTTTGTTTCCCTTCCACTCTCCTTAATCTCTGGACCTTCCTGCTTCTTCACCATTTTTTCAAACTTCGTCTCAACTTTTTTTGATGGCTTCAATACAGTAATGTGATTTGGTTGAGGTGGTGGAGGGACAGAGCGAAGATCAAATGTTTGCTTAGAAAATAGAGAATTCGGCTCTTCAAGAAATTTAAGAAACAAGTCTCTGTTTAAATTCAGAACCTCTAGCGCATCCTGAAATTCCTTGGAGTGAATAAGGTTTTCATCAGTGGCTAGATGCTTTGCTTCCATGAATTTTTGACGGACAAGAGCCATTCTTAGGTCATTCTGAGTCTCTCCACATCTTCTGCTCCTGCTCTGTGATGGCTGCTTCCAGACTTCAGATACATATCTGCGTTCCATCTTCAAACAATCATGTTGATGGAGCTCACAAGGAACTTCCTTATTGCAAAAGACATCATCTTGAAGATGACCTCTATGGACTCCTGCTGAGGCAGTTTGAGGGTAACCCTCTAGCAACTTTCTTTGACTAGCCACTGGCGACAATTGTGTTGTAAGATCATCATCAAGGCCCATTAGTCGGGCAACAACACTATGTGGTTTCCTCTTGGACTTTGTTTCTTTCGACATCTCCTGAGCTATTAGCATCTTCATTGGTGTTCCACCAGATTTCTTTTTTGAAGAATTCTGGTACAGGACACTGGTTATCTGCAATCAAATATGGATTCCATAACACAAAACCATCGAAAAATAGGATTAATGCTTCATTGTTAATGACAAAGTATCGGATTCTTACTTGTTTGTTATCTGTGTTAGTCGCACTCGGAGTGGCGGCTTCGTTGACATTAGGGTTGTTTCTATGAACTGGAGAACCTGTTTAACAACCAGCAGGCACAGAGATGTTTTAAGAATAATAAGCATTTTGGCATTGATTTAAAGCCGGAAAAATACAAAGAGATTAATCTAGAGACACCAACAAATGGACTAACTGCATTTTCCTTGTAGTAATTGTTTTCAGAAATTGCCATGATCATGAAAAAAATGTCTCTGGTTTACCAGGTTAAGGAAAAAGCATGATATCAGTCCAAAATAACCATAAGTGGCAAAGAAAGAGAATAGTAACAGACTTAGGATTGGCAGATCCTTTCTACAAGAACAAACAATGCCGAGACAAGCTATAATTCCAGAAAGTAATCAATTACCCATCCACAATCAACAAACTGTGCCTCATAATCCTAGCATCACAAGCAGATCTAAAACACTTGCAAAACAATGAACTAGGACGAAAAAGCACACTAAAAGTGAATACTCTAGTATAAATGTCAAAACTAACTATAAATCTGGAAAAGAATACTGAAAACCGACTCAGAGGAAATGTATAGAAAGCCCAAAGTAATACCATTTCTATGATCTCTTTCCGGCAGCATTTTGGTTCCTGCCATTCCGGCACTTAAGTCAAATATGTTGATCATCCTTCCTATATATCCAAGGGATGGCTTTTTCAGACTCTGCCTCCGTATTCTGAAACCCACTCATCTCAACTCCTGGAAGGATGCACCGATACCTGAGGTAATCAGAAAAATTCACCGCCATCACCTATTTCTTAAGCACAGTACCATAAAATCACTTACCAAGCAGAAAATCTCCACATGTTCAAAGAAAAGAAGCTCTCACTTTAGGCTTCAGACTACAAGAACACAAAGAAATAGATGTAAGAAAATGCTAGATTACAGGGAAAAGGTACAGCATTCGTAATCCGACAAATCTTTCTTATAAATTACAGCAGCGTAGTAGGATTCTTCACATTTGATTTAATTTAAAGGTTGTGGAAACCCAACATTCACGTCTCGACCGTCGCCCGTTCAAATTGTAGACCAAAAAGGACAGCATTATAAGTTTCTTTGTCAGGGGAACAATTAAATCATAACACAAAAAGCTGACAGATGACGATAGAAATATGCTATTTTGAAGTCCTATCATATAGAAAGACAGACTTATAGCAAATGAAACGAAACCCAGGACTTCGACGGGTGGGGGTTAAAGCAAGCAAGAAGTGAATGTCGAGAGGAAAAAGAGTACCGAAACATAGAAATTAACAGAGACAGGTCTTGGGAAAAAGAAAAGCAACATAGTATTTATAGGAATTTCGAAGAGAAAAAGGTTTGATCCAAGAGAATAATTCTCTCTCCAACGGAATCTCTGCAAAAGGCTGCACTTTTCCTGAAATATGACGAAGGATGACAGGCAAAGGGGGAAAAGCTCAAAAATTTCAAATACAGCCTCTTAAATGAACACCAACACCCACGAATCCAGGCCAAGATCTCAGAGATCCTTATGAAAAGCAGAAAATTGATCGAGGGAAATCAAGCAGAAAGAGACAAGAGGGAGGCAGGGAGAGTAGCAAACTCGCACGGAAGAGGAAACCTAGCACCAAAACCCAAACGAAAAAGGAATCATTACAGCATCGAAAGCGATCCACCGAGCTCCGGAATGCGAGATCAAGGTGTTGGAACAGCTGAGCACAAAGAATTGGAATATATAGGGGCCGAAAAAAAGCGAGATCACTTTACTGCATCTGATCGAATCCATCCCCTCATCCGACCTTAAATCTAAACCAAAAGGGCCGCGCGTCGCCGCTCCGACACCGGAATCCTCCATCTCCGGACGCCGCTCCGGTCGCAGATCTCGCCAGCAGTGGTTTGCCGTCAAGAGGCAGACTGTTGGCGTTAAGTATGAACGTGAGACTACACCCGCTTTGGCCTTCTTTACGGAACTTtggaattattattaatttatttgcaaatgcaaaactaaagaaatttatacttataaataaagaataataatTACCACTAATATTTTCCTGATAAATTGGATGGAGAAGCATAAATACTGAATTAAATATGAAGcatattaaaataagaaaaaatatggcAATAGCTCTTTCGACAGTGCGGTGAGAGATTCACTTGAATTCTtggaaataagaaaaaatatatattggatATCACTCTACTGCATGGAATGAGTGACTGTAAAGTCGATCTATTAAGCCACAATGAGTGAGATTTGCATAAATACGCCAATTAATATGTGCATGTCTAAATCTGGAACTTCAAGTGTCGTACAATACAAACGATTCCAGAAGGCAAAGCGTTCACATCAATGCTGATAAGAGTATAGATACTGCattaaagaaaagaaggaaagaaaggaacAGCTTCCTTTGTCCCTTCCTCTCACTGATGACTCCTTATCTCAATCAACCAGCCATCTTTGTTGGATGAACAATCCTCGAATCCACAGTTTTCTCCACGCCACAGACGAAACGTGGTTGGTGCTTCATCGTGTGCATGCTtgctctctttttcctccaccgtATTCCATGGCTAGAGGAaggtggggaagagaacacagaaGATGTGTTTTGCTTGCAATTAGGTGAGGCGTCGGCACTCGCTACATGGAATACGATAGCCTTGGAGACGTATGGAACGTTCACTCAGAACTCGGCGCACCAACGTCATGCGCGATGGGCACTCGCGTGAGCTCATCGTCCCCATGTGCGGATGGGCCTCCGCTCTTCCCTTCCGCCACCGTCGTCTCCTCTCGTTTGCTCGGCTGTCCCTTCCAATGGCGTCTTCGGCGATACGTTTTAGTTGACGGATTACATAAACGCCCCTTCTCTGACAAACCCAATTACAAGAtcgaatattaaaataaaaaatatattaaaaattaacatAAGATTAATACTATTCAATAAATTCTTatctatattaaaaaatttatatctttTAATAGAATATAAGGTTCCGAGTTAGACTCACTTAAGTATACTTTTTTATTCACGTCtcacataaatttaaaaaattctttcgaCATAAAATTCTAAAATCATCCTTACTAGCAACGAAAATACCTTAACTTTTTTAAGTCATCAAAACCCTGAAACTCAAGataaatttataagaataaatctgTATTCATTAaggttttttaatttaattaagattttactaattaatttaaatataattagaactcttaaaaatatttaccaaTGCTAACAATCTATATCTTGGGAAATAATTTTCACTTTATTTCTCCTATGAAAATTAGACTACTGGCTTAAAAAATTTACCCAACTGTATAAATCAAATCAGTTCATGATCCATCATTTCAATAAACCCGCCAATGCATCCTATGTAGCTTGAACCAAATCAGTAGCACTATTCGATTCCGTCAAGAGAATTTTTTCCCTCATAATTATTTACATTCTAAAAATAATgagtatcatttttttttatcaagtttGCTATTATAGGTAACTATCATCCCTTATACATACACCTTATTTCCAtgttatcttactttcatcaagatttgttagattatgtggctctATATGATttggtaagatatattatgaatatgattagattctgattaCGATTATCCATCAATAAAAAGGAAGTTCAATTATGGTAGGATTCACCTTCTGTTGCCTATAAATAGATATAACCTCCAAAGGACTCAACACAATACAAACATACAATAATTGAATAAACAAATATACGGGTATGCGAATGTGTGGATATACAATATGATTAAGAGATCATAGATcttctttcatattttttttgtccCTAAATCCATTGATTATAGTGGTCctctgaagaatagaaagagaggagaaggtaAATATAATTTTCCTTACGTATCGATATCACTATAGATCTTGGATCCGACAATGGTGTGCTCATTGATCAATGAAAATTTTTTCTAAATAACATTGAAATGTACACATCATAATCTTTACATCTATTGatatttgatttcagatttttGTATTAAAATCTTTCGCTTAATAATATCATAATATGGTTTTTATACTTACATAGGTAACCTAACTTTTATAACTCCACCATTAGTCTTTCGGTTATAACCCTAAGAATATGAAAGACGAGAAATTAGATTCTTTAATATCTTTGAAACATAATTTATATCCTCTAGAATATATATCGCTCTACGAATCATTTTAATCTTTACCTTACTAACACCCATGATCTTTACCATAGAATCATAATATAGATTCAATGTACTAATCAATTTATCATTAACACAAACAAAATCAATAAAATAACTCTTCTAAAAAGATGTGATTTTAGAGTACTCCCGGACATTTTTATCATTATCCATCACAAAAGAGCACTCACTAGtcttttcttttaatttctttcTTTTAGATAATTTCACTTATATGCTTGTACTCTTTGTATCTATAATACTAAACATTATCCAAATATCTGATTCTTGATCTCAACTCGTTACGTTAAGATatacttttattaaaaaaatcctcatcGTCGACCTTCACCTCTACCATGAGTAGCTAATgcctcatcattcatattattaaatttatcctttttttttttagtagcATGAgacactaaaacttctttaacttATTCTAGAGTTACTATAACTTTTCTATATATTATCATCCACTCAAAGTTATTATAGGAGTCACAAGCTATGTAAGAAGCAATGTCTTATTATCTTCACATCAACTTCTTCTATTGATCTAATATTCTTTTAAATATATTCATATGCTTTAGCAAGTCTATGTTTTTCTCTATTCTTATATAACTTTTACTTCAGATATAACTCGTAACTTTTATAACTTATCTCAAATAATCATGGTGAAGTTATCATCAATAacattattgataatattatcaatcatGCAAAGATAAATAGTACTTGTTCACTTTGTCTCGAGCTCCTCCTAATTTTTATTACTCATCTTTTCTAGTTTGCTTACTGacctttttgatattcttgtcAGGTCTTATTGAACAAGATATTTCACTCTTCTTTATCATAGGGTGAAACTATTTCTTCTATTAAATTTCTCTATAATAAAACTAGCAAAAACAACTAATGACATCATTGTTGAATCCTTAATCACtagatttttgagctctaaaataacTTTgttggagagagagaaagaggagaaagactaaaaatcaaaagaaaaacttgAAAGATCAACGAACTATAAACATCCAAAAAGTCGATACAATATTAACATGGTTCGACAAATCACTATCTatattcatgaaaaaaataaattcttcaatATATGAGATTAATTATAAGGCTTTTGAGTTATCTCTATTCAAGtatgatttttcttgtttacCTCTCACATAAGCCTAAAGAGCTCTCTCACCTATCTTTACAAACCTTAGATATCATCGTTAACTCTAGCAAtcaaatcttttaattctctctttcACCAAAAAATTTAAGACTCAAGATATATTTATAGAAACAAATCCTAATTTACTAAGGAgtcataatttaattaaaattttattaactaatttaaataaaattaaaattattaaattattaacaaATTTTCCATTGGAATAGAGTTATGCTAGAAATTGGCACCAACGGCACTGATAAACTCTCCAATCACACCAACGGTCAGGATTAAAACAGTTCCTCGAGATCTGTGGATGTCTGCACTCCATGCATGACCAAAAAACAAGCACCAAATCCAGTGAGTCCAATCTGACACCGACG
It encodes the following:
- the LOC135584744 gene encoding uncharacterized protein LOC135584744, with product MINIFDLSAGMAGTKMLPERDHRNGSPVHRNNPNVNEAATPSATNTDNKQITSVLYQNSSKKKSGGTPMKMLIAQEMSKETKSKRKPHSVVARLMGLDDDLTTQLSPVASQRKLLEGYPQTASAGVHRGHLQDDVFCNKEVPCELHQHDCLKMERRYVSEVWKQPSQSRSRRCGETQNDLRMALVRQKFMEAKHLATDENLIHSKEFQDALEVLNLNRDLFLKFLEEPNSLFSKQTFDLRSVPPPPQPNHITVLKPSKKVETKFEKMVKKQEGPEIKESGRETNNHHWNSTFDHLKAESFSQPTRIVVLKPSTGNPTKAPTTTMSPKHLVQGDLGDSEAFGPKSEERTQQMHKILSGHRRDESLLSSVYSNSFGGDGSSFNLFETDYIEEDGGGFSDSDVAAPTSRHSWDRFNSPCSVSSFSRVSHSPESSVIREAKKRLSERWALVTSNGTSQEQLHLPKSSSTLGEMLAISDVKREECVNRYTVSASRSCGGDDELMLPAFFLSVDGKKNSGELSPENLSRSKSVPVSCSAYKDIGLKYEGSNTQLCEPTVSEVSKTKHGKSSFRGRFSSFFFSRSKETRKRPVSSTMVGSGGADVVASRTDEMLKSVHGSSSANSQVKDEEQSASTASISVTNVSKKHMQSVENSRTSDKSSEEEKLSPRQNYTNNLDQPSPTSILDAQFEDDVNGNLLQTSEANARQQLISRASPIESVARTLSWDDTHLEMRLPEPSSFKVALSKADGADQDHFVFVQKLLSYAGLEKSDMMFTGWHSPDSPLDPVLLDKLLGLKEDESKCMDKGPTLRLLFDCVNLALLEVSWSTLMSVYPWNRASCGAQVNACASSALSEDVWGLVRDWSSGNRTVVFTENDIGSLVVDRVLRAEAGGNRWVELNRIVEEIAKEITGDVLKDLVGEAFSDLAAACIY